A region from the Hippopotamus amphibius kiboko isolate mHipAmp2 chromosome 15, mHipAmp2.hap2, whole genome shotgun sequence genome encodes:
- the RAVER1 gene encoding ribonucleoprotein PTB-binding 1 isoform X1: MPLRPGSLVPEGAGFPKMAADVSVTHRPPLSPEAGAEVEADDAAERRAPEEELPLLDPEEIRKRLEHTERQFRNRRKILIRGLPGDVTNQEVHDLLSDYELKYCFVDKYKGTAFVTLLNGEQAEAAISAFHQSHLRERELSVQLQPTDALLCVANLPPSLTQQQFEELVRPFGSLERCFLVYSERTGHSKGYGFAEYMKKDSAARAKSDLLGKPLGPRTLYVHWTDAGQLTPALLHSRCLCVDRLPPGFSDVDALRRALSAVHTPTFCQLAYGQDGQLKGFAVLEYETAEMAEEAQQRADGLALGGSHLRVSFCAPGPPGRSMLAALIAAQATALNRGKGLLPEPNILQLLNNLGSSASLQLLLNPLLHGGAGGKQGLLGAPPAMPLLNGPALSTALLQLALQTQSQKKPGILGDSPLGTLQPGAQPANPLLGELSAGGGLPPELPPRRGKPPPLLPPLLGPSGGDREPMGLGPPAPQLTPPPAPVGLRGTGLRGLQKDSGPLPTPPGVSLLGEPPKDFRIPLNPYLNLHSLLPASNLAGKEARGWGGAGRSRRPAEGPLPNPQAPGGGGGGGGSSKAFQLKSRLLSPLTSARLPPEPGLPDSYGFDYPSDVGPRRLFSHPREPTLGPHGPSRHKPAPSLQMSPPPSGFGERGGGGGGGPLSHFYSGSPTSYFTSGLQAGLKQSHLNKAVGSSPLGSGEGLLGLGPGPNGHSHLLKTPLGGQKRSFAHLLPSPEPSPEGSYVGQHSQGLGGHYADSYLKRKRIF; encoded by the exons ATGCCGCTCCGCCCCGGCTCGCTGGTCCCAGAAGGCGCCGGGTTTCCCAAGATGGCGGCCGACGTGTCCGTTACTCACCGGCCCCCGCTGAGCCCGGAGGCTGGGGCCGAGGTGGAAGCTGACGATGCCGCGGAGCGCCGGGCGCCTGAAGAAGAACTGCCGCTGCTAGATCCAGAGGAGATTCGGAAACGCCTGGAACACACCGAGCGCCAGTTCCGTAACCGCCGCAAGATATTGATCCGGGGCCTCCCGGGGGACGTGACCAACCAG GAAGTGCACGACCTGCTCAGCGACTATGAGCTCAAGTACTGCTTTGTGGACAAATACAAAGGGACAG CCTTTGTGACCCTACTGAATGGGGAGCAGGCCGAGGCCGCCATCAGCGCCTTCCACCAGAGCCACCTGCGGGAGCGCGAGCTGTCGGTGCAGCTGCAGCCCACGGACGCCCTGCTGTGTGTGGCTAACCTGCCCCCCAGCCTCACGCAGCAGCAGTTTGAGGAGCTGGTGCGGCCCTTCGGCAGCCTGGAGCGCTGCTTCCTGGTCTACAGCGAGCGCACTGGCCACTCCAAGGGCTATGGCTTCGCCGAGTACATGAAGAAGGACTCGGCTGCCCGCGCCAAGTCGGACCTGCTGGGCAAGCCGCTGGGCCCGCGCACCCTCTACGTGCACTGGACGGACGCCGGGCAGCTGACGCCCGCTCTGCTCCACTCCCGCTGCCTCTGTGTTGACCGCCTGCCACCTGGCTTCAGTGACGTGGACGCCCTGCGCCGGGCGCTGTCGGCTGTCCACACGCCCACCTTCTGCCAG ctggcGTACGGCCAGGACGGGCAGCTGAAGGGCTTCGCCGTGCTGGAGTATGAGACAGCGGAGATGGCAGAAGAAGCACAGCAGCGGGCGGACGGCCTGGCCCTGGGGGGCAGCCACCTGCGTGTCTCCTTCTGTGCCCCTGGGCCCCCTGGCCGCAGCATGCTGGCCGCGCTCATTGCTGCCCAGGCCACG GCCCTCAATCGGGGCAAAGGGCTCCTGCCCGAGCCCAACATCCTGCAGCTGCTCAACAACCTGGGGTCCTCCGCTTCCCTCCAGCTGCTGCTCAACCCCCTGCTCCACGGCGGTGCAGGCGGCAAGCAGG GCCTCCTGGGTGCCCCCCCAGCCATGCCGCTGCTCAACGGGCCTGCCCTGTCCACGGCGCTGCTGCAGCTTGCCCTGCAGACCCAGAGTCAGAAG AAACCTGGGATCCTGGGAGACTCTCCCCTGGGCACCCTCCAGCCTGGGGCCCAGCCGGCCAACCCCCTCCTCGGGGAGCTGTCTGCAG GAGGGGGCCTGCCCCCGGAGCTGCCGCCCCGGCGGGGGAAGCCACCGCCCCTGTTGCCGCCACTGCTTGGCCCCTCTGGGGGTGACCGGGAACCCATGGGCCTGGGTCCCCCAGCACCCCAGCTcactccaccccctgcccctgtgGGGCTTCGAGGCACTGGCCTCCGAGGCCTCCAGAAAGACAGCGGGCCTCTGCCAACGCCTCCCGGG GTCTCACTGCTGGGGGAGCCCCCCAAGGACTTCCGGATCCCCCTGAATCCCTACCTGAACCTACACAGCCTGCTCCCAGCCAGCAATCTGGCGGGTAAGGAGGCCCGGGGCTGGGGAGGCGCTGGGAGAAGCCGCCGCCCAGCTGAGGGCCCCCTGCCTAACCCCCAAGCCCCTGGAGGTGGCGGTGGAGGTGGCGGCAGCAGCAAAGCCTTCCAGCTCAAGTCCCGCCTGCTCAGCCCCCTCACCAGCGCCCGCCTGCCCCCCGAACCAGGGCTGCCTGACAGCTATGGCTTCGACTACCCCTCA GATGTGGGACCTCGGCGGCTCTTCTCCCACCCACGGGAGCCAACCCTTGGGCCTCACGGACCCAGCCGACACAAA CCAGCCCCCTCTCTGCAGATGTCCCCCCCACCCAGTGGCTTTGGCGAACGGGGTGGCGGAGGTGGCGGTGGGCCCCTCTCCCACTTCTATTCGGGCTCACCCACTTCCTACTTCACCAGCGGCCTGCAGGCTGGCCTCAAGCAGAGCCATCTTAACAAG GCGGTCGGCTCCTCCCCACTGGGCTCCGGAGAAGGGCTCCTGGGCCTTGGGCCCGGGCCCAATGGCCACAGCCACTTGCTGAAG ACCCCATTGGGTGGCCAGAAACGCAGCTTTGCCCACCTGCTGCCCTCACCCGAGCCTAGCCCAGAAGGCAGCTACGTGGGCCAGCACTCCCAGGGCCTTGGCGGCCACTACGCAGATTCCTACCTGAAGCGCAAGAGGATTTTCTAA
- the RAVER1 gene encoding ribonucleoprotein PTB-binding 1 isoform X2, with the protein MPLRPGSLVPEGAGFPKMAADVSVTHRPPLSPEAGAEVEADDAAERRAPEEELPLLDPEEIRKRLEHTERQFRNRRKILIRGLPGDVTNQEVHDLLSDYELKYCFVDKYKGTAFVTLLNGEQAEAAISAFHQSHLRERELSVQLQPTDALLCVANLPPSLTQQQFEELVRPFGSLERCFLVYSERTGHSKGYGFAEYMKKDSAARAKSDLLGKPLGPRTLYVHWTDAGQLTPALLHSRCLCVDRLPPGFSDVDALRRALSAVHTPTFCQLAYGQDGQLKGFAVLEYETAEMAEEAQQRADGLALGGSHLRVSFCAPGPPGRSMLAALIAAQATALNRGKGLLPEPNILQLLNNLGSSASLQLLLNPLLHGGAGGKQGLLGAPPAMPLLNGPALSTALLQLALQTQSQKKPGILGDSPLGTLQPGAQPANPLLGELSAGGGLPPELPPRRGKPPPLLPPLLGPSGGDREPMGLGPPAPQLTPPPAPVGLRGTGLRGLQKDSGPLPTPPGVSLLGEPPKDFRIPLNPYLNLHSLLPASNLAGKEARGWGGAGRSRRPAEGPLPNPQAPGGGGGGGGSSKAFQLKSRLLSPLTSARLPPEPGLPDSYGFDYPSDVGPRRLFSHPREPTLGPHGPSRHKMSPPPSGFGERGGGGGGGPLSHFYSGSPTSYFTSGLQAGLKQSHLNKAVGSSPLGSGEGLLGLGPGPNGHSHLLKTPLGGQKRSFAHLLPSPEPSPEGSYVGQHSQGLGGHYADSYLKRKRIF; encoded by the exons ATGCCGCTCCGCCCCGGCTCGCTGGTCCCAGAAGGCGCCGGGTTTCCCAAGATGGCGGCCGACGTGTCCGTTACTCACCGGCCCCCGCTGAGCCCGGAGGCTGGGGCCGAGGTGGAAGCTGACGATGCCGCGGAGCGCCGGGCGCCTGAAGAAGAACTGCCGCTGCTAGATCCAGAGGAGATTCGGAAACGCCTGGAACACACCGAGCGCCAGTTCCGTAACCGCCGCAAGATATTGATCCGGGGCCTCCCGGGGGACGTGACCAACCAG GAAGTGCACGACCTGCTCAGCGACTATGAGCTCAAGTACTGCTTTGTGGACAAATACAAAGGGACAG CCTTTGTGACCCTACTGAATGGGGAGCAGGCCGAGGCCGCCATCAGCGCCTTCCACCAGAGCCACCTGCGGGAGCGCGAGCTGTCGGTGCAGCTGCAGCCCACGGACGCCCTGCTGTGTGTGGCTAACCTGCCCCCCAGCCTCACGCAGCAGCAGTTTGAGGAGCTGGTGCGGCCCTTCGGCAGCCTGGAGCGCTGCTTCCTGGTCTACAGCGAGCGCACTGGCCACTCCAAGGGCTATGGCTTCGCCGAGTACATGAAGAAGGACTCGGCTGCCCGCGCCAAGTCGGACCTGCTGGGCAAGCCGCTGGGCCCGCGCACCCTCTACGTGCACTGGACGGACGCCGGGCAGCTGACGCCCGCTCTGCTCCACTCCCGCTGCCTCTGTGTTGACCGCCTGCCACCTGGCTTCAGTGACGTGGACGCCCTGCGCCGGGCGCTGTCGGCTGTCCACACGCCCACCTTCTGCCAG ctggcGTACGGCCAGGACGGGCAGCTGAAGGGCTTCGCCGTGCTGGAGTATGAGACAGCGGAGATGGCAGAAGAAGCACAGCAGCGGGCGGACGGCCTGGCCCTGGGGGGCAGCCACCTGCGTGTCTCCTTCTGTGCCCCTGGGCCCCCTGGCCGCAGCATGCTGGCCGCGCTCATTGCTGCCCAGGCCACG GCCCTCAATCGGGGCAAAGGGCTCCTGCCCGAGCCCAACATCCTGCAGCTGCTCAACAACCTGGGGTCCTCCGCTTCCCTCCAGCTGCTGCTCAACCCCCTGCTCCACGGCGGTGCAGGCGGCAAGCAGG GCCTCCTGGGTGCCCCCCCAGCCATGCCGCTGCTCAACGGGCCTGCCCTGTCCACGGCGCTGCTGCAGCTTGCCCTGCAGACCCAGAGTCAGAAG AAACCTGGGATCCTGGGAGACTCTCCCCTGGGCACCCTCCAGCCTGGGGCCCAGCCGGCCAACCCCCTCCTCGGGGAGCTGTCTGCAG GAGGGGGCCTGCCCCCGGAGCTGCCGCCCCGGCGGGGGAAGCCACCGCCCCTGTTGCCGCCACTGCTTGGCCCCTCTGGGGGTGACCGGGAACCCATGGGCCTGGGTCCCCCAGCACCCCAGCTcactccaccccctgcccctgtgGGGCTTCGAGGCACTGGCCTCCGAGGCCTCCAGAAAGACAGCGGGCCTCTGCCAACGCCTCCCGGG GTCTCACTGCTGGGGGAGCCCCCCAAGGACTTCCGGATCCCCCTGAATCCCTACCTGAACCTACACAGCCTGCTCCCAGCCAGCAATCTGGCGGGTAAGGAGGCCCGGGGCTGGGGAGGCGCTGGGAGAAGCCGCCGCCCAGCTGAGGGCCCCCTGCCTAACCCCCAAGCCCCTGGAGGTGGCGGTGGAGGTGGCGGCAGCAGCAAAGCCTTCCAGCTCAAGTCCCGCCTGCTCAGCCCCCTCACCAGCGCCCGCCTGCCCCCCGAACCAGGGCTGCCTGACAGCTATGGCTTCGACTACCCCTCA GATGTGGGACCTCGGCGGCTCTTCTCCCACCCACGGGAGCCAACCCTTGGGCCTCACGGACCCAGCCGACACAAA ATGTCCCCCCCACCCAGTGGCTTTGGCGAACGGGGTGGCGGAGGTGGCGGTGGGCCCCTCTCCCACTTCTATTCGGGCTCACCCACTTCCTACTTCACCAGCGGCCTGCAGGCTGGCCTCAAGCAGAGCCATCTTAACAAG GCGGTCGGCTCCTCCCCACTGGGCTCCGGAGAAGGGCTCCTGGGCCTTGGGCCCGGGCCCAATGGCCACAGCCACTTGCTGAAG ACCCCATTGGGTGGCCAGAAACGCAGCTTTGCCCACCTGCTGCCCTCACCCGAGCCTAGCCCAGAAGGCAGCTACGTGGGCCAGCACTCCCAGGGCCTTGGCGGCCACTACGCAGATTCCTACCTGAAGCGCAAGAGGATTTTCTAA
- the RAVER1 gene encoding ribonucleoprotein PTB-binding 1 isoform X4: MPLRPGSLVPEGAGFPKMAADVSVTHRPPLSPEAGAEVEADDAAERRAPEEELPLLDPEEIRKRLEHTERQFRNRRKILIRGLPGDVTNQEVHDLLSDYELKYCFVDKYKGTAFVTLLNGEQAEAAISAFHQSHLRERELSVQLQPTDALLCVANLPPSLTQQQFEELVRPFGSLERCFLVYSERTGHSKGYGFAEYMKKDSAARAKSDLLGKPLGPRTLYVHWTDAGQLTPALLHSRCLCVDRLPPGFSDVDALRRALSAVHTPTFCQLAYGQDGQLKGFAVLEYETAEMAEEAQQRADGLALGGSHLRVSFCAPGPPGRSMLAALIAAQATALNRGKGLLPEPNILQLLNNLGSSASLQLLLNPLLHGGAGGKQGLLGAPPAMPLLNGPALSTALLQLALQTQSQKKPGILGDSPLGTLQPGAQPANPLLGELSAGGGLPPELPPRRGKPPPLLPPLLGPSGGDREPMGLGPPAPQLTPPPAPVGLRGTGLRGLQKDSGPLPTPPGVSLLGEPPKDFRIPLNPYLNLHSLLPASNLAGKEARGWGGAGRSRRPAEGPLPNPQAPGGGGGGGGSSKAFQLKSRLLSPLTSARLPPEPGLPDSYGFDYPSDVGPRRLFSHPREPTLGPHGPSRHKRPAGWPQAEPS; the protein is encoded by the exons ATGCCGCTCCGCCCCGGCTCGCTGGTCCCAGAAGGCGCCGGGTTTCCCAAGATGGCGGCCGACGTGTCCGTTACTCACCGGCCCCCGCTGAGCCCGGAGGCTGGGGCCGAGGTGGAAGCTGACGATGCCGCGGAGCGCCGGGCGCCTGAAGAAGAACTGCCGCTGCTAGATCCAGAGGAGATTCGGAAACGCCTGGAACACACCGAGCGCCAGTTCCGTAACCGCCGCAAGATATTGATCCGGGGCCTCCCGGGGGACGTGACCAACCAG GAAGTGCACGACCTGCTCAGCGACTATGAGCTCAAGTACTGCTTTGTGGACAAATACAAAGGGACAG CCTTTGTGACCCTACTGAATGGGGAGCAGGCCGAGGCCGCCATCAGCGCCTTCCACCAGAGCCACCTGCGGGAGCGCGAGCTGTCGGTGCAGCTGCAGCCCACGGACGCCCTGCTGTGTGTGGCTAACCTGCCCCCCAGCCTCACGCAGCAGCAGTTTGAGGAGCTGGTGCGGCCCTTCGGCAGCCTGGAGCGCTGCTTCCTGGTCTACAGCGAGCGCACTGGCCACTCCAAGGGCTATGGCTTCGCCGAGTACATGAAGAAGGACTCGGCTGCCCGCGCCAAGTCGGACCTGCTGGGCAAGCCGCTGGGCCCGCGCACCCTCTACGTGCACTGGACGGACGCCGGGCAGCTGACGCCCGCTCTGCTCCACTCCCGCTGCCTCTGTGTTGACCGCCTGCCACCTGGCTTCAGTGACGTGGACGCCCTGCGCCGGGCGCTGTCGGCTGTCCACACGCCCACCTTCTGCCAG ctggcGTACGGCCAGGACGGGCAGCTGAAGGGCTTCGCCGTGCTGGAGTATGAGACAGCGGAGATGGCAGAAGAAGCACAGCAGCGGGCGGACGGCCTGGCCCTGGGGGGCAGCCACCTGCGTGTCTCCTTCTGTGCCCCTGGGCCCCCTGGCCGCAGCATGCTGGCCGCGCTCATTGCTGCCCAGGCCACG GCCCTCAATCGGGGCAAAGGGCTCCTGCCCGAGCCCAACATCCTGCAGCTGCTCAACAACCTGGGGTCCTCCGCTTCCCTCCAGCTGCTGCTCAACCCCCTGCTCCACGGCGGTGCAGGCGGCAAGCAGG GCCTCCTGGGTGCCCCCCCAGCCATGCCGCTGCTCAACGGGCCTGCCCTGTCCACGGCGCTGCTGCAGCTTGCCCTGCAGACCCAGAGTCAGAAG AAACCTGGGATCCTGGGAGACTCTCCCCTGGGCACCCTCCAGCCTGGGGCCCAGCCGGCCAACCCCCTCCTCGGGGAGCTGTCTGCAG GAGGGGGCCTGCCCCCGGAGCTGCCGCCCCGGCGGGGGAAGCCACCGCCCCTGTTGCCGCCACTGCTTGGCCCCTCTGGGGGTGACCGGGAACCCATGGGCCTGGGTCCCCCAGCACCCCAGCTcactccaccccctgcccctgtgGGGCTTCGAGGCACTGGCCTCCGAGGCCTCCAGAAAGACAGCGGGCCTCTGCCAACGCCTCCCGGG GTCTCACTGCTGGGGGAGCCCCCCAAGGACTTCCGGATCCCCCTGAATCCCTACCTGAACCTACACAGCCTGCTCCCAGCCAGCAATCTGGCGGGTAAGGAGGCCCGGGGCTGGGGAGGCGCTGGGAGAAGCCGCCGCCCAGCTGAGGGCCCCCTGCCTAACCCCCAAGCCCCTGGAGGTGGCGGTGGAGGTGGCGGCAGCAGCAAAGCCTTCCAGCTCAAGTCCCGCCTGCTCAGCCCCCTCACCAGCGCCCGCCTGCCCCCCGAACCAGGGCTGCCTGACAGCTATGGCTTCGACTACCCCTCA GATGTGGGACCTCGGCGGCTCTTCTCCCACCCACGGGAGCCAACCCTTGGGCCTCACGGACCCAGCCGACACAAA CGGCCTGCAGGCTGGCCTCAAGCAGAGCCATCTTAA
- the RAVER1 gene encoding ribonucleoprotein PTB-binding 1 isoform X3: MPLRPGSLVPEGAGFPKMAADVSVTHRPPLSPEAGAEVEADDAAERRAPEEELPLLDPEEIRKRLEHTERQFRNRRKILIRGLPGDVTNQEVHDLLSDYELKYCFVDKYKGTAFVTLLNGEQAEAAISAFHQSHLRERELSVQLQPTDALLCVANLPPSLTQQQFEELVRPFGSLERCFLVYSERTGHSKGYGFAEYMKKDSAARAKSDLLGKPLGPRTLYVHWTDAGQLTPALLHSRCLCVDRLPPGFSDVDALRRALSAVHTPTFCQLAYGQDGQLKGFAVLEYETAEMAEEAQQRADGLALGGSHLRVSFCAPGPPGRSMLAALIAAQATALNRGKGLLPEPNILQLLNNLGSSASLQLLLNPLLHGGAGGKQGLLGAPPAMPLLNGPALSTALLQLALQTQSQKKPGILGDSPLGTLQPGAQPANPLLGELSAGGGLPPELPPRRGKPPPLLPPLLGPSGGDREPMGLGPPAPQLTPPPAPVGLRGTGLRGLQKDSGPLPTPPGVSLLGEPPKDFRIPLNPYLNLHSLLPASNLAGKEARGWGGAGRSRRPAEGPLPNPQAPGGGGGGGGSSKAFQLKSRLLSPLTSARLPPEPGLPDSYGFDYPSDVGPRRLFSHPREPTLGPHGPSRHKPAPSLQMSPPPSGFGERGGGGGGGPLSHFYSGSPTSYFTSGLQAGLKQSHLNKQPRVWVV, encoded by the exons ATGCCGCTCCGCCCCGGCTCGCTGGTCCCAGAAGGCGCCGGGTTTCCCAAGATGGCGGCCGACGTGTCCGTTACTCACCGGCCCCCGCTGAGCCCGGAGGCTGGGGCCGAGGTGGAAGCTGACGATGCCGCGGAGCGCCGGGCGCCTGAAGAAGAACTGCCGCTGCTAGATCCAGAGGAGATTCGGAAACGCCTGGAACACACCGAGCGCCAGTTCCGTAACCGCCGCAAGATATTGATCCGGGGCCTCCCGGGGGACGTGACCAACCAG GAAGTGCACGACCTGCTCAGCGACTATGAGCTCAAGTACTGCTTTGTGGACAAATACAAAGGGACAG CCTTTGTGACCCTACTGAATGGGGAGCAGGCCGAGGCCGCCATCAGCGCCTTCCACCAGAGCCACCTGCGGGAGCGCGAGCTGTCGGTGCAGCTGCAGCCCACGGACGCCCTGCTGTGTGTGGCTAACCTGCCCCCCAGCCTCACGCAGCAGCAGTTTGAGGAGCTGGTGCGGCCCTTCGGCAGCCTGGAGCGCTGCTTCCTGGTCTACAGCGAGCGCACTGGCCACTCCAAGGGCTATGGCTTCGCCGAGTACATGAAGAAGGACTCGGCTGCCCGCGCCAAGTCGGACCTGCTGGGCAAGCCGCTGGGCCCGCGCACCCTCTACGTGCACTGGACGGACGCCGGGCAGCTGACGCCCGCTCTGCTCCACTCCCGCTGCCTCTGTGTTGACCGCCTGCCACCTGGCTTCAGTGACGTGGACGCCCTGCGCCGGGCGCTGTCGGCTGTCCACACGCCCACCTTCTGCCAG ctggcGTACGGCCAGGACGGGCAGCTGAAGGGCTTCGCCGTGCTGGAGTATGAGACAGCGGAGATGGCAGAAGAAGCACAGCAGCGGGCGGACGGCCTGGCCCTGGGGGGCAGCCACCTGCGTGTCTCCTTCTGTGCCCCTGGGCCCCCTGGCCGCAGCATGCTGGCCGCGCTCATTGCTGCCCAGGCCACG GCCCTCAATCGGGGCAAAGGGCTCCTGCCCGAGCCCAACATCCTGCAGCTGCTCAACAACCTGGGGTCCTCCGCTTCCCTCCAGCTGCTGCTCAACCCCCTGCTCCACGGCGGTGCAGGCGGCAAGCAGG GCCTCCTGGGTGCCCCCCCAGCCATGCCGCTGCTCAACGGGCCTGCCCTGTCCACGGCGCTGCTGCAGCTTGCCCTGCAGACCCAGAGTCAGAAG AAACCTGGGATCCTGGGAGACTCTCCCCTGGGCACCCTCCAGCCTGGGGCCCAGCCGGCCAACCCCCTCCTCGGGGAGCTGTCTGCAG GAGGGGGCCTGCCCCCGGAGCTGCCGCCCCGGCGGGGGAAGCCACCGCCCCTGTTGCCGCCACTGCTTGGCCCCTCTGGGGGTGACCGGGAACCCATGGGCCTGGGTCCCCCAGCACCCCAGCTcactccaccccctgcccctgtgGGGCTTCGAGGCACTGGCCTCCGAGGCCTCCAGAAAGACAGCGGGCCTCTGCCAACGCCTCCCGGG GTCTCACTGCTGGGGGAGCCCCCCAAGGACTTCCGGATCCCCCTGAATCCCTACCTGAACCTACACAGCCTGCTCCCAGCCAGCAATCTGGCGGGTAAGGAGGCCCGGGGCTGGGGAGGCGCTGGGAGAAGCCGCCGCCCAGCTGAGGGCCCCCTGCCTAACCCCCAAGCCCCTGGAGGTGGCGGTGGAGGTGGCGGCAGCAGCAAAGCCTTCCAGCTCAAGTCCCGCCTGCTCAGCCCCCTCACCAGCGCCCGCCTGCCCCCCGAACCAGGGCTGCCTGACAGCTATGGCTTCGACTACCCCTCA GATGTGGGACCTCGGCGGCTCTTCTCCCACCCACGGGAGCCAACCCTTGGGCCTCACGGACCCAGCCGACACAAA CCAGCCCCCTCTCTGCAGATGTCCCCCCCACCCAGTGGCTTTGGCGAACGGGGTGGCGGAGGTGGCGGTGGGCCCCTCTCCCACTTCTATTCGGGCTCACCCACTTCCTACTTCACCAGCGGCCTGCAGGCTGGCCTCAAGCAGAGCCATCTTAACAAG CAGCCCAGGGTGTGGGTGGTATAA
- the RAVER1 gene encoding ribonucleoprotein PTB-binding 1 isoform X5, with protein sequence MPLRPGSLVPEGAGFPKMAADVSVTHRPPLSPEAGAEVEADDAAERRAPEEELPLLDPEEIRKRLEHTERQFRNRRKILIRGLPGDVTNQEVHDLLSDYELKYCFVDKYKGTAFVTLLNGEQAEAAISAFHQSHLRERELSVQLQPTDALLCVANLPPSLTQQQFEELVRPFGSLERCFLVYSERTGHSKGYGFAEYMKKDSAARAKSDLLGKPLGPRTLYVHWTDAGQLTPALLHSRCLCVDRLPPGFSDVDALRRALSAVHTPTFCQLAYGQDGQLKGFAVLEYETAEMAEEAQQRADGLALGGSHLRVSFCAPGPPGRSMLAALIAAQATALNRGKGLLPEPNILQLLNNLGSSASLQLLLNPLLHGGAGGKQGLLGAPPAMPLLNGPALSTALLQLALQTQSQKKPGILGDSPLGTLQPGAQPANPLLGELSAGGGLPPELPPRRGKPPPLLPPLLGPSGGDREPMGLGPPAPQLTPPPAPVGLRGTGLRGLQKDSGPLPTPPGVSLLGEPPKDFRIPLNPYLNLHSLLPASNLAGCGTSAALLPPTGANPWASRTQPTQTSPLSADVPPTQWLWRTGWRRWRWAPLPLLFGLTHFLLHQRPAGWPQAEPS encoded by the exons ATGCCGCTCCGCCCCGGCTCGCTGGTCCCAGAAGGCGCCGGGTTTCCCAAGATGGCGGCCGACGTGTCCGTTACTCACCGGCCCCCGCTGAGCCCGGAGGCTGGGGCCGAGGTGGAAGCTGACGATGCCGCGGAGCGCCGGGCGCCTGAAGAAGAACTGCCGCTGCTAGATCCAGAGGAGATTCGGAAACGCCTGGAACACACCGAGCGCCAGTTCCGTAACCGCCGCAAGATATTGATCCGGGGCCTCCCGGGGGACGTGACCAACCAG GAAGTGCACGACCTGCTCAGCGACTATGAGCTCAAGTACTGCTTTGTGGACAAATACAAAGGGACAG CCTTTGTGACCCTACTGAATGGGGAGCAGGCCGAGGCCGCCATCAGCGCCTTCCACCAGAGCCACCTGCGGGAGCGCGAGCTGTCGGTGCAGCTGCAGCCCACGGACGCCCTGCTGTGTGTGGCTAACCTGCCCCCCAGCCTCACGCAGCAGCAGTTTGAGGAGCTGGTGCGGCCCTTCGGCAGCCTGGAGCGCTGCTTCCTGGTCTACAGCGAGCGCACTGGCCACTCCAAGGGCTATGGCTTCGCCGAGTACATGAAGAAGGACTCGGCTGCCCGCGCCAAGTCGGACCTGCTGGGCAAGCCGCTGGGCCCGCGCACCCTCTACGTGCACTGGACGGACGCCGGGCAGCTGACGCCCGCTCTGCTCCACTCCCGCTGCCTCTGTGTTGACCGCCTGCCACCTGGCTTCAGTGACGTGGACGCCCTGCGCCGGGCGCTGTCGGCTGTCCACACGCCCACCTTCTGCCAG ctggcGTACGGCCAGGACGGGCAGCTGAAGGGCTTCGCCGTGCTGGAGTATGAGACAGCGGAGATGGCAGAAGAAGCACAGCAGCGGGCGGACGGCCTGGCCCTGGGGGGCAGCCACCTGCGTGTCTCCTTCTGTGCCCCTGGGCCCCCTGGCCGCAGCATGCTGGCCGCGCTCATTGCTGCCCAGGCCACG GCCCTCAATCGGGGCAAAGGGCTCCTGCCCGAGCCCAACATCCTGCAGCTGCTCAACAACCTGGGGTCCTCCGCTTCCCTCCAGCTGCTGCTCAACCCCCTGCTCCACGGCGGTGCAGGCGGCAAGCAGG GCCTCCTGGGTGCCCCCCCAGCCATGCCGCTGCTCAACGGGCCTGCCCTGTCCACGGCGCTGCTGCAGCTTGCCCTGCAGACCCAGAGTCAGAAG AAACCTGGGATCCTGGGAGACTCTCCCCTGGGCACCCTCCAGCCTGGGGCCCAGCCGGCCAACCCCCTCCTCGGGGAGCTGTCTGCAG GAGGGGGCCTGCCCCCGGAGCTGCCGCCCCGGCGGGGGAAGCCACCGCCCCTGTTGCCGCCACTGCTTGGCCCCTCTGGGGGTGACCGGGAACCCATGGGCCTGGGTCCCCCAGCACCCCAGCTcactccaccccctgcccctgtgGGGCTTCGAGGCACTGGCCTCCGAGGCCTCCAGAAAGACAGCGGGCCTCTGCCAACGCCTCCCGGG GTCTCACTGCTGGGGGAGCCCCCCAAGGACTTCCGGATCCCCCTGAATCCCTACCTGAACCTACACAGCCTGCTCCCAGCCAGCAATCTGGCGG GATGTGGGACCTCGGCGGCTCTTCTCCCACCCACGGGAGCCAACCCTTGGGCCTCACGGACCCAGCCGACACAAA CCAGCCCCCTCTCTGCAGATGTCCCCCCCACCCAGTGGCTTTGGCGAACGGGGTGGCGGAGGTGGCGGTGGGCCCCTCTCCCACTTCTATTCGGGCTCACCCACTTCCTACTTCACCAGCGGCCTGCAGGCTGGCCTCAAGCAGAGCCATCTTAA